A stretch of the Rodentibacter haemolyticus genome encodes the following:
- the lapB gene encoding lipopolysaccharide assembly protein LapB, with product MLELLFLLLPIAAAYGWYMGQRSAKKDQEDISNKLSRDYVTGVNFLLSNQTDKAVDLFLNILQKQETENEIESHSQFEAELTLGNLFRSRGEVDRALRIHQALDRSPHYSFEQKLLAKQQLARDFMTIGFFDRAENLYILLVDEPEFAQNALQQLLLIYQKTKEWKKAVNIAEKLAKICPQENSIELAQCYCEYAQSLSAESAVEKRSILQKALLVSSTCVRASILLADLDIQENEYQRAIKTLENVLHQNSDYIGEVLSTLKYCYKELDQIENFELFLIRAGQQVKNDDVDLALAELIEEKDGKSAAQAKLYQQLTKKPSTLIFHRFIQYQIDDVGEGRGKESLILLHKMVGERIKQSAAYCCSNCGYQIHSLLWNCPSCRHWESIKPLSSQEHN from the coding sequence ATGCTTGAATTACTCTTTCTGCTTTTGCCTATTGCTGCGGCTTATGGTTGGTACATGGGTCAGCGTAGTGCAAAAAAAGATCAGGAAGATATTAGCAACAAACTTTCCCGTGATTATGTCACGGGCGTCAATTTTTTACTTTCTAACCAAACCGATAAAGCAGTAGATTTGTTTTTGAATATATTACAAAAGCAAGAAACTGAAAATGAAATAGAAAGCCACTCTCAATTTGAAGCCGAACTCACCCTCGGTAATTTATTTCGCTCTCGTGGCGAAGTTGATCGCGCACTCCGTATTCATCAAGCGCTTGATCGCAGTCCTCATTATTCTTTTGAACAGAAATTGCTTGCGAAGCAACAATTGGCACGTGATTTTATGACTATTGGTTTTTTTGATCGTGCTGAAAATCTTTATATTTTATTGGTTGATGAACCTGAATTTGCTCAAAACGCATTACAACAACTCTTGCTGATTTATCAAAAAACAAAAGAATGGAAAAAAGCGGTTAATATCGCTGAAAAGCTCGCTAAAATTTGTCCGCAAGAAAATAGTATTGAATTAGCACAGTGTTATTGTGAATATGCCCAAAGTTTAAGCGCTGAAAGTGCGGTTGAAAAACGTAGTATTTTGCAAAAAGCCCTTCTTGTTTCTTCAACTTGTGTTAGAGCTTCCATATTATTAGCAGATTTAGATATTCAAGAAAACGAATATCAACGAGCGATTAAAACATTGGAAAACGTACTTCATCAAAATTCGGATTATATTGGTGAAGTATTATCAACATTGAAGTATTGCTATAAAGAATTAGATCAGATTGAAAATTTTGAATTATTTTTAATTCGGGCAGGCCAACAAGTAAAAAATGATGATGTTGATCTGGCCTTAGCCGAGTTAATTGAAGAAAAAGATGGTAAATCCGCGGCACAAGCCAAACTTTACCAACAACTGACAAAAAAGCCGAGTACACTTATCTTTCACCGTTTTATTCAATATCAAATTGATGATGTAGGAGAGGGTAGAGGAAAGGAAAGTCTTATCTTACTTCATAAAATGGTGGGGGAGAGAATCAAACAGAGTGCAGCTTATTGCTGTTCAAACTGTGGCTACCAAATTCACAGTTTACTTTGGAATTGTCCATCTTGCCGTCATTGGGAAAGTATTAAACCATTGTCTTCACAAGAACATAATTAA
- a CDS encoding glycosyltransferase family 9 protein, producing MPAIKNNWVDNMLRKGEYQRAFQIREEIFTDDPERCSILPPKEKRWKGEDLNGKTFVFWSEAGFGDEIMFSQLAYYFKHELKVKHLIIFARQTVVQLLKSNLDVDEVYALEDGVTFSYDYWEWPHGLLAHISTPLQQIPRRMPFLFAEPKKIEFFSSLVKKSQQDSIAVGLVWHGRLDLPISPLRSIYDLHLLEPLLTLPNIRWFNLQFELTDEEKTWIDKHHIVNLMDNIRDFSDTAALISSLDLVISVDTSIVHLSGALGVQTFVPTLPIFSSWRWGLPQQRRTDWYDNVQIFRSLDPLANWQDILEMIRNELKQ from the coding sequence ATGCCAGCGATTAAAAATAATTGGGTGGATAATATGCTGAGAAAAGGTGAATATCAAAGAGCATTCCAAATTCGAGAAGAAATTTTTACAGATGATCCTGAACGCTGTTCTATCCTTCCTCCAAAAGAAAAACGCTGGAAAGGCGAAGATTTAAATGGAAAAACTTTTGTTTTTTGGTCTGAAGCCGGCTTTGGAGATGAAATTATGTTTAGCCAGCTTGCCTATTATTTTAAGCATGAATTAAAAGTTAAACACCTTATTATTTTTGCAAGGCAAACTGTCGTTCAACTATTAAAATCTAATTTAGATGTCGATGAAGTTTATGCCTTGGAAGATGGTGTAACTTTTAGCTATGATTATTGGGAATGGCCACATGGTTTACTCGCCCACATTAGTACGCCTTTACAACAAATTCCTCGACGTATGCCATTTTTATTTGCTGAGCCTAAAAAGATTGAGTTTTTCTCTTCACTGGTTAAAAAATCCCAACAAGATAGCATTGCTGTTGGCTTAGTTTGGCATGGACGATTAGATCTTCCCATTAGTCCATTACGTTCTATCTATGATCTTCACCTGCTTGAACCCTTACTTACTCTACCAAATATCCGTTGGTTTAACTTACAGTTTGAACTCACCGATGAAGAAAAAACTTGGATAGATAAGCACCATATTGTTAATTTAATGGATAATATCCGTGATTTTAGCGATACTGCAGCATTAATCAGTTCATTGGATTTAGTTATCAGTGTTGATACCTCTATCGTACATTTATCGGGCGCATTAGGTGTCCAAACCTTTGTCCCTACCTTGCCTATTTTCAGTTCTTGGCGTTGGGGATTACCGCAGCAACGACGTACCGATTGGTATGATAATGTACAAATTTTTCGCTCGCTTGATCCTCTTGCTAACTGGCAAGATATTCTGGAGATGATTAGAAATGAGCTAAAACAATAG
- a CDS encoding integration host factor subunit beta produces the protein MTKSELIENLSAKHPSLSAKEVEGIVKDILELIAQSLEDANRVEIRGFGSFSLHYRQPRLGRNPKTGETVKLEAKCVPHFKAGKELKERVDVFA, from the coding sequence ATGACGAAATCAGAGCTTATCGAAAATTTATCCGCCAAGCATCCCTCTTTATCAGCAAAGGAAGTTGAAGGCATCGTAAAAGATATTTTAGAGCTCATTGCTCAATCGCTGGAAGACGCCAATCGCGTAGAAATCCGTGGCTTTGGTAGTTTCTCGCTTCACTATCGTCAGCCTCGCTTAGGTAGAAATCCGAAGACGGGTGAGACTGTCAAACTAGAAGCAAAATGTGTACCTCATTTTAAAGCAGGTAAAGAACTGAAAGAACGAGTGGATGTATTCGCTTGA
- the ettA gene encoding energy-dependent translational throttle protein EttA translates to MSTQFVYTMHRVGKVVPPKRHILKDISLSFFPGAKIGVLGLNGAGKSTLLRIMAGIDKDIEGEARPQPGIKIGYLPQEPKLEPQQTVREAVEEAVAEVKNALTRLDEVYALYADPDVDFDKLAAEQAELEAIIQAHDGHNLDNQLERAADALRLPDWEAKIEHLSGGERRRVALCRLLLEKPDMLLLDEPTNHLDAESVAWLERFLHDYEGTVVAITHDRYFLDNVAGWILELDRGEGIPWEGNYSSWLEQKEKRLAQEQAAESARQKSIEKELEWVRQNPKGRQAKSKARMARFEELNSGEYQKRNETNELFIPPGPRLGDKVIEVQNLTKSYGDRTLIDNLSFSIPKGAIVGIIGANGAGKSTLFRMLSGQEQPDSGSIVLGETVVIASVDQFRDAMDNSKTVWEEVSGGLDIMRIGNFEIPSRAYVGRFNFKGVDQQKRVGELSGGERGRLHLAKLLQVGGNVLLLDEPTNDLDVETLRALENAILEFPGCALVISHDRWFLDRIATHILDYGDEGKVTFYEGNFTDYEEWKKKTLGADAVQPHRIKYKRIAK, encoded by the coding sequence ATGTCCACTCAATTTGTTTACACAATGCACCGTGTCGGTAAGGTTGTTCCGCCGAAACGGCATATTTTAAAAGATATTTCCTTGAGCTTTTTCCCGGGGGCGAAAATCGGGGTCCTCGGCTTAAACGGAGCGGGGAAATCCACCCTGCTTCGCATTATGGCGGGTATTGACAAGGATATTGAGGGCGAAGCTCGCCCACAACCAGGGATTAAAATCGGCTATCTTCCGCAAGAACCTAAACTTGAGCCGCAACAAACGGTGCGGGAAGCGGTGGAAGAAGCGGTTGCCGAAGTCAAAAATGCTTTAACCCGTTTAGATGAAGTCTATGCCTTATATGCCGATCCCGATGTGGATTTCGATAAGCTCGCCGCAGAGCAAGCGGAATTGGAAGCGATTATTCAAGCTCACGATGGGCATAATTTAGACAATCAGTTAGAACGTGCCGCCGATGCATTACGCTTGCCGGATTGGGAGGCAAAAATTGAACATTTATCGGGAGGGGAACGCCGCCGTGTCGCCCTTTGCCGTCTGTTATTGGAAAAGCCGGATATGTTGCTACTGGACGAGCCGACCAACCACCTAGATGCAGAATCGGTGGCGTGGTTGGAACGTTTCCTCCACGATTACGAAGGTACGGTAGTGGCAATTACCCACGACCGTTACTTCTTGGACAACGTTGCCGGTTGGATCTTGGAGCTTGACCGTGGCGAAGGGATTCCTTGGGAAGGCAACTATTCCTCTTGGTTGGAGCAGAAAGAAAAACGCCTTGCCCAAGAGCAAGCGGCTGAATCGGCACGGCAAAAATCCATTGAGAAAGAGTTGGAGTGGGTTCGCCAAAATCCAAAAGGTCGCCAAGCGAAAAGCAAAGCCCGTATGGCACGCTTTGAAGAACTTAATTCCGGCGAATATCAAAAACGTAACGAAACCAACGAACTCTTTATTCCACCTGGCCCTCGCTTAGGGGATAAGGTGATCGAAGTGCAAAACCTCACTAAATCCTACGGCGACCGCACCTTGATTGATAATTTATCCTTCTCGATTCCGAAAGGTGCGATTGTCGGTATTATCGGGGCGAACGGGGCGGGTAAATCCACCTTATTCCGTATGCTTTCAGGGCAAGAACAACCGGATAGCGGCTCAATCGTACTCGGTGAAACCGTGGTAATAGCATCGGTGGATCAATTCCGTGATGCAATGGATAACAGCAAAACCGTGTGGGAGGAAGTGTCTGGCGGTTTGGATATTATGCGGATCGGCAACTTTGAAATTCCAAGCCGTGCCTATGTGGGACGATTCAACTTCAAAGGCGTAGATCAGCAAAAACGGGTGGGCGAACTCTCCGGCGGTGAACGTGGGCGGTTACATTTGGCAAAATTATTGCAAGTGGGCGGCAACGTGTTATTACTGGACGAGCCGACCAACGATTTAGACGTGGAAACCTTGCGGGCATTGGAAAATGCGATCTTGGAATTTCCGGGCTGTGCCTTAGTGATTTCCCACGACCGCTGGTTCTTAGACCGTATCGCCACCCACATTCTCGACTACGGCGATGAAGGCAAAGTAACTTTCTACGAAGGCAACTTCACCGATTATGAGGAATGGAAAAAGAAAACCCTCGGGGCTGATGCCGTTCAACCGCACCGCATCAAATATAAACGGATTGCGAAGTAA
- a CDS encoding LapA family protein — protein MIKYILGFIIVLAIVLVAITVGANNDQIITFNYIVAESQFQLSTLVAILFGLGLILGWFITGFFYLKLKLKNMSLNRQIKRQTLQINELTTARDKAKAE, from the coding sequence ATGATTAAGTACATTTTGGGATTTATTATTGTTTTGGCTATTGTGCTTGTTGCAATTACGGTGGGAGCGAATAATGATCAAATTATCACTTTCAATTACATTGTTGCAGAAAGCCAATTCCAACTTTCAACACTCGTTGCCATTTTATTCGGATTAGGATTAATTTTAGGTTGGTTTATTACTGGTTTTTTCTATTTAAAGTTGAAACTCAAAAATATGTCCTTGAATCGCCAAATTAAGCGTCAAACTTTACAAATTAATGAATTAACGACCGCGCGTGATAAGGCTAAGGCTGAATAA
- a CDS encoding 5'-methylthioadenosine/adenosylhomocysteine nucleosidase, giving the protein MKIGIVGAMAQEVEILAGLMEDKTETRIASAVIFEGKINGKDVALLQSGIGKVAAALGTTALLQLTKPDMVINTGSAGGVAKGLKVGDIVISDETRYHDADVTAFGYEKGQLPANPAAFLSDKNLADLAEEIAQAQGQSVKRGLICSGDSFINSEEKITAIKLDFPNVVGVEMEATAIAQICHAFDVPFVVVRAISDAGDGEASMSFDEFLPLAAKQSSALVLGMLDRL; this is encoded by the coding sequence ATGAAAATCGGTATTGTCGGCGCCATGGCGCAAGAAGTGGAAATTTTAGCCGGGTTAATGGAAGATAAAACGGAAACACGCATTGCAAGTGCGGTCATTTTTGAGGGTAAAATTAATGGAAAAGATGTCGCCTTATTGCAATCGGGCATTGGTAAAGTGGCGGCAGCCTTAGGTACAACCGCCTTATTGCAACTGACAAAACCGGATATGGTAATAAATACCGGTTCTGCCGGCGGTGTGGCAAAAGGGTTAAAAGTCGGTGATATTGTTATTTCTGATGAAACACGCTATCACGATGCGGATGTTACCGCATTTGGTTATGAAAAAGGTCAACTGCCTGCGAATCCGGCGGCATTTTTATCGGATAAAAACTTGGCGGATTTAGCGGAAGAAATCGCACAAGCACAAGGGCAATCGGTGAAACGGGGTTTGATTTGTTCGGGTGATAGTTTTATCAATAGCGAAGAAAAAATCACAGCGATTAAACTTGATTTTCCGAATGTAGTGGGCGTAGAAATGGAAGCAACCGCTATTGCGCAAATATGCCACGCTTTTGATGTGCCCTTTGTGGTGGTTCGAGCTATTTCTGATGCCGGAGATGGGGAGGCTAGTATGTCTTTTGACGAGTTTTTACCATTGGCGGCGAAACAATCCTCGGCATTAGTGTTAGGAATGTTGGATAGATTGTAG
- a CDS encoding FkbM family methyltransferase: protein MKHITRPQPFVLSSTNFGTLIINHLDKQTNLAGHTYGVGHQFLSTGSFDPQEIQNALTILNLRRKHFGDNVIALDCGANIGAHTIPWSIEMTEWGKVIAFEAQERIYYALAGNIALNNCFNAKAIYGALGNPQPASQPASQPASQPASQPASQPASQPMLDIPIIDYNRPSSFGSLELQSSPTNENIGQIVDYQKTQKVPLISIDSLQLERIDFIKIDVEGMELSVLTGALESIKRHKPIMTIEILKSNQQDIINLLSPLNYKFFPMGINLLAVHQDDPTIQNIN, encoded by the coding sequence ATGAAGCATATCACCAGACCACAACCCTTTGTGTTAAGCTCAACCAATTTCGGAACCTTAATTATTAATCACCTTGACAAACAAACTAATTTGGCAGGACATACTTATGGAGTCGGACATCAATTTCTATCCACAGGATCTTTCGATCCTCAAGAAATACAAAATGCGCTGACGATTCTTAATCTTCGCCGAAAACATTTTGGGGATAATGTGATCGCATTAGACTGTGGAGCCAATATTGGAGCGCATACTATTCCTTGGAGTATTGAAATGACAGAATGGGGAAAAGTGATCGCTTTTGAAGCACAAGAACGAATTTACTATGCCTTAGCCGGCAATATTGCACTAAATAACTGCTTTAATGCGAAAGCCATCTATGGTGCATTAGGTAATCCTCAGCCAGCCAGCCAGCCAGCCAGCCAGCCAGCCAGCCAGCCAGCCAGCCAGCCAGCCAGCCAGCCAGCCAGCCAGCCAATGTTAGACATTCCTATCATTGATTACAATAGACCTTCATCATTTGGTAGCTTAGAATTACAATCTAGTCCGACTAATGAAAATATCGGTCAAATCGTTGATTATCAAAAAACACAGAAAGTTCCACTAATAAGTATTGATTCACTACAACTTGAACGAATTGATTTCATCAAAATTGATGTAGAAGGAATGGAACTTAGCGTATTAACCGGTGCATTAGAATCTATTAAGCGGCATAAACCTATTATGACGATTGAAATATTAAAATCTAATCAACAAGATATTATCAATTTACTCTCACCGCTTAATTATAAATTCTTCCCAATGGGAATTAATTTATTGGCAGTGCATCAAGATGATCCTACTATTCAAAATATTAACTAA
- a CDS encoding SirB2 family protein, with product MLINLHILFAFLSLSLLIIRAFMQLTHKDWRGVKLLKILPHISDTILLASGIYILSLWQFEVPLWLTGKFVLLILYIIFSAKFFSKKQAKNRPHFFILALSCFVGAMLLAYWH from the coding sequence ATGTTAATTAACTTACACATTTTATTTGCATTTTTAAGTTTAAGCTTATTAATCATTCGTGCATTTATGCAATTAACCCATAAAGATTGGCGAGGCGTAAAATTACTAAAAATTTTACCTCATATTAGCGATACAATATTACTTGCCAGTGGCATTTATATTCTCTCGCTTTGGCAATTCGAGGTTCCTTTGTGGCTTACAGGAAAGTTTGTTTTATTAATACTGTACATTATTTTCTCTGCAAAATTCTTTAGTAAAAAACAAGCTAAAAATCGACCGCACTTTTTTATCCTTGCTCTCAGTTGTTTTGTTGGAGCAATGTTATTGGCATATTGGCATTAA
- a CDS encoding thiol:disulfide interchange protein DsbA/DsbL, giving the protein MSKIKRRWHSFALFSVTQFAFAEPNQKDFFVQNQPYLPSVDTLRFEDGRDYFSYQEPIKQPLRADKKIRIQFFFDYDCRVCSSALDILELYAQIRPNKIALEQYPVATAESQFSARVFYTLKTLKADELLNVLLFETSEKSRYEELASSAKILEWAEKKGIDKYAFSQIKNSDSVKEQVQDAVELTEEYGVFTYPYVVIGGKYVLTASTLYNDDYAVAVLDYLVDKLERERKK; this is encoded by the coding sequence ATGAGTAAAATAAAACGGCGATGGCATTCTTTCGCTTTGTTTAGTGTGACACAATTTGCCTTTGCCGAACCGAACCAAAAAGATTTTTTCGTTCAGAATCAACCTTATTTACCTTCTGTAGATACGTTAAGATTTGAGGACGGACGGGATTATTTTTCCTATCAAGAACCAATTAAACAACCTTTACGGGCAGACAAAAAAATTCGTATTCAATTCTTTTTTGATTATGATTGTCGAGTATGTTCGTCTGCACTGGATATTTTGGAGCTTTATGCTCAGATACGCCCGAATAAAATTGCTTTGGAACAATACCCCGTCGCAACGGCGGAAAGCCAATTTAGCGCAAGGGTATTTTATACTTTAAAAACACTAAAAGCAGATGAACTGTTAAATGTGCTGTTATTTGAAACTTCGGAAAAATCTCGCTATGAAGAATTGGCTTCTTCTGCCAAAATCCTGGAATGGGCGGAGAAAAAGGGGATTGATAAGTATGCCTTTTCACAAATAAAAAATTCGGATTCCGTGAAAGAGCAGGTGCAAGATGCCGTTGAATTAACGGAGGAATATGGGGTATTTACTTATCCTTACGTTGTTATTGGCGGTAAATACGTACTTACTGCCAGCACGCTTTATAATGATGATTATGCCGTAGCGGTGTTGGATTATTTAGTCGATAAATTAGAAAGGGAACGTAAAAAATGA
- the cmk gene encoding (d)CMP kinase, which yields MGMIITVDGPSGVGKGTLCYALAEKLGYALLDSGAIYRVTALAALKSAVDLSDELALAELARSLDIQFIPEDGEVKIVLNGENVSHLIRTQEVANGASKIAIFPRVRTALLQLQQNFAKNDGLIADGRDMGTVVFPNAQVKLFLDASAEERAKRRYKQLQNNGISGNFAQILAEIQERDFRDRNREVAPLKPAEDALLLDSTTLSIDEVIAQALDYIRQRTKG from the coding sequence ATGGGAATGATCATTACCGTTGATGGTCCAAGTGGCGTAGGTAAGGGTACGCTGTGTTATGCTTTAGCTGAAAAACTCGGGTATGCCTTACTGGACAGTGGGGCAATCTATCGTGTTACAGCGTTAGCGGCGTTGAAAAGTGCGGTCGATTTATCGGATGAATTAGCGTTGGCAGAGTTGGCGCGTAGTTTAGATATTCAATTCATACCGGAAGATGGAGAAGTGAAGATTGTATTGAATGGTGAGAATGTAAGCCATTTAATTCGTACCCAGGAAGTAGCGAATGGCGCATCGAAAATCGCAATCTTTCCGAGAGTTCGAACCGCTTTATTGCAACTTCAGCAAAATTTCGCCAAAAATGACGGGCTGATTGCAGATGGGCGGGATATGGGAACGGTGGTGTTTCCGAATGCACAAGTGAAGTTATTTTTAGATGCGAGTGCGGAAGAACGTGCAAAAAGACGCTACAAACAGTTGCAAAATAACGGAATTAGTGGTAACTTTGCGCAGATTTTAGCCGAGATACAGGAACGCGATTTTCGGGATAGAAACCGTGAAGTTGCGCCTCTTAAACCGGCTGAAGATGCGTTGTTGTTAGACAGCACGACATTGAGTATTGATGAGGTCATTGCTCAGGCGTTGGATTATATTCGGCAACGTACAAAGGGTTAA
- the yciH gene encoding stress response translation initiation inhibitor YciH codes for MSDSILVYSTESGRIKQEKTQSSRPKGDGIVRIQKQTSGRKGAGVSVITGLDLPDDELKKLAAEFKKCCGCGGSVKEGNIEIQGEKRDLLKTLLEAKGFVVKLAGG; via the coding sequence ATGTCGGATTCTATTTTGGTCTATTCCACGGAAAGTGGGCGTATTAAACAAGAAAAAACACAATCATCACGTCCTAAAGGAGACGGCATTGTTCGTATTCAAAAGCAGACAAGCGGTCGAAAAGGCGCCGGTGTTTCAGTTATTACAGGACTGGATCTTCCTGATGATGAATTGAAGAAACTTGCGGCAGAATTCAAGAAATGTTGTGGTTGTGGCGGTTCGGTTAAAGAAGGGAATATTGAAATTCAAGGTGAAAAGCGGGATTTACTCAAAACTTTATTAGAAGCAAAGGGATTTGTCGTTAAATTGGCCGGTGGCTGA
- the pyrF gene encoding orotidine-5'-phosphate decarboxylase, whose protein sequence is MTSKVIIALDYETEAEALALVDQIDPSLCRLKVGKEMFTTLGTNFVKQLHQRDFDVFLDLKFHDIPNTVARAVRSAADLGVWMVDVHASGGLKMMEEAKKILEPYGKDAPLLIAVTVLTSMEDLDLLQIGINASPMEQVLRLAHLTQRAGLDGVVCSPQEVEILRNACGSDFKLVTPGIRPIGADFGDQRRVMTPAAAIRSGSDYLVIGRPITQAENPAEVLRSINTSIEQ, encoded by the coding sequence ATGACCAGTAAAGTTATTATCGCCCTTGATTATGAAACGGAAGCGGAAGCACTTGCATTAGTTGATCAGATTGATCCGAGTTTATGCCGTTTAAAAGTCGGAAAAGAAATGTTTACGACACTAGGAACAAATTTTGTTAAACAGCTCCACCAACGTGATTTTGATGTATTCCTTGATTTAAAATTCCATGATATACCAAATACAGTGGCAAGAGCAGTGCGTTCAGCCGCTGATTTAGGCGTATGGATGGTGGATGTGCATGCAAGTGGTGGTCTCAAAATGATGGAGGAGGCGAAAAAAATTCTTGAGCCTTATGGTAAAGATGCGCCGCTTTTGATTGCAGTAACGGTTTTAACCAGTATGGAAGATTTAGATCTATTGCAAATTGGTATTAATGCCTCACCAATGGAACAAGTATTGCGTCTTGCTCACTTAACTCAACGTGCAGGATTAGACGGCGTAGTTTGTTCTCCGCAAGAAGTGGAAATTTTACGTAATGCTTGTGGCTCGGATTTTAAATTGGTTACACCGGGGATTCGCCCTATTGGTGCGGATTTTGGCGATCAGCGCCGCGTAATGACGCCGGCGGCTGCAATTCGCTCCGGTTCGGACTATTTAGTCATTGGTCGTCCGATCACACAGGCTGAAAATCCGGCGGAAGTGCTTCGCTCAATTAATACTTCAATTGAACAATAG
- the rpsA gene encoding 30S ribosomal protein S1, which yields MSESFAQLFEESLKGLETRQGSIVSGTVVAIQKGFVLVDAGLKSESAIPVAEFLNAQGELEIQVGDTVNVALDAVEDGFGETKLSREKAVRHESWIELEKAYEDKATVIGLVNGKVKGGFTVELNGVRAFLPGSLVDTRPARDADHLLGKELEFKVIKLDQKRNNVVVSRRAVIESENSQEREQVLENLVEGSEVKGIVKNLTDYGAFVDLGGVDGLLHITDMAWKRVKHPSEIVNVGDEVTVKVLKFDKDRTRVSLGLKQLGQDPWAAIAENHPVNSKLTGKVTNLTDYGCFVEILDGVEGLVHVSEMDWTNKNIHPSKVVSLGDTVEVMVLEIDEERRRISLGLKQCKPNPWTQFAETHNKGDKVTGKIKSITDFGIFIGLEGGIDGLVHLSDISWNVPGEEAVRNYKKGDEVSAVVLAVDAVKERISLGIKQLEEDPFNNFISINKKGAVVSAAVVEVDVKGAKVELVGGAEGYIRTSDLTNEVAVGDVVEAKYTGVDRKARIVHLSVKAKDQAEEAAAVASVNNKQEEVAIPNAMAEAFKAAKGE from the coding sequence ATGTCAGAATCTTTTGCTCAACTTTTTGAAGAATCATTAAAAGGTCTTGAAACTCGTCAAGGTTCAATCGTTAGCGGTACTGTAGTAGCTATCCAAAAAGGTTTCGTACTCGTTGATGCCGGTTTAAAATCCGAATCTGCAATTCCGGTTGCTGAATTTTTAAATGCACAAGGCGAACTTGAAATTCAAGTCGGCGACACTGTGAATGTGGCATTAGACGCAGTTGAAGATGGTTTCGGCGAAACTAAACTTTCTCGTGAGAAAGCGGTTCGTCACGAATCTTGGATCGAATTAGAAAAAGCTTACGAAGATAAAGCGACCGTTATCGGTTTAGTCAACGGCAAAGTGAAAGGTGGTTTCACAGTTGAGTTAAACGGTGTTCGTGCATTCTTACCGGGTTCTTTAGTTGATACTCGTCCTGCTCGTGATGCGGATCATTTATTAGGTAAAGAATTAGAATTTAAAGTAATTAAATTAGATCAAAAACGCAACAACGTGGTTGTTTCTCGTCGTGCGGTGATTGAATCTGAAAACAGCCAAGAACGTGAACAAGTGTTAGAAAACCTTGTTGAAGGTTCAGAAGTTAAAGGTATCGTTAAAAACTTAACCGACTACGGTGCATTCGTAGATTTAGGTGGGGTTGACGGTTTATTACACATCACCGATATGGCTTGGAAACGTGTTAAACATCCAAGTGAAATCGTAAATGTAGGTGATGAAGTAACGGTTAAAGTATTAAAATTCGACAAAGATCGTACCCGTGTATCTTTAGGTTTAAAACAACTAGGTCAAGATCCTTGGGCTGCAATCGCTGAAAATCACCCTGTAAATAGCAAATTAACAGGTAAAGTAACTAATTTAACCGATTACGGCTGCTTTGTAGAAATTTTAGATGGTGTTGAAGGTTTGGTTCACGTTTCTGAAATGGATTGGACTAACAAAAACATCCATCCGTCTAAAGTAGTGAGCTTAGGCGATACTGTTGAAGTAATGGTATTAGAAATCGATGAAGAACGTCGTCGTATTTCTCTAGGTTTAAAACAGTGCAAACCTAATCCTTGGACTCAGTTCGCTGAAACTCATAATAAAGGCGATAAAGTAACCGGTAAGATTAAATCTATCACTGATTTCGGTATCTTCATCGGTCTTGAAGGCGGTATTGACGGTTTAGTGCATTTATCTGATATTTCTTGGAATGTACCGGGTGAAGAAGCTGTTCGTAACTACAAAAAAGGCGACGAAGTTTCTGCTGTGGTATTAGCGGTAGATGCAGTTAAAGAACGTATTTCTTTAGGTATTAAACAACTTGAAGAAGATCCGTTCAATAACTTCATTTCAATTAACAAAAAAGGTGCGGTTGTTTCTGCAGCCGTAGTTGAAGTGGACGTAAAAGGTGCTAAAGTTGAATTGGTCGGTGGTGCTGAAGGTTACATTCGTACATCTGACTTAACAAACGAAGTTGCAGTAGGTGATGTAGTGGAAGCGAAATACACCGGTGTGGATCGTAAAGCCCGTATCGTTCATTTATCTGTAAAAGCGAAAGATCAAGCTGAAGAAGCGGCAGCAGTGGCAAGTGTGAATAACAAACAAGAAGAAGTTGCTATTCCAAATGCTATGGCTGAAGCATTCAAAGCAGCTAAAGGTGAATAA